Within Oncorhynchus keta strain PuntledgeMale-10-30-2019 chromosome 30, Oket_V2, whole genome shotgun sequence, the genomic segment TTTATGAAGACTGAGCCTCAGACGGTTTGTCTCATGTACAATATATACTACTACAAACACTATGACTTCAGACATTCCGGATGTGATCCAATACATGTCAATAGTACAGTATAACAATTATTTCTGTCTAGATGTTTACTGACTACAGTaatctgtacagtactgtatgtatatgCAATGTATCATATGCActgaggggagagggatagagtttATATTGTTAAATAAAATTGGAATTATATCAAGCCTGGTCTCAGAGGTCAGTGTTGCGACACTTccctgcatgcacacacacacacacacacacacacacacacacacacacacacgtcctccCATGCTTTCTCATCATGTCCTGTTCACCATCTCCCTTCCGTGACAGGAAGCAGTTTTGTCTTTGCTTTTGTTTTGTTCCTTTGCTCCAGCCCAGGGGGACATTGGCAGTGGCTCGGTGTTTCTCTACGATTAGGGAGGGTTGTTTCGCCTTCCTTTGCCTCATTCCCGTCTCTCCAGACTGTTATTTAGTCTTATCCACTTCTCACAATCTCTCAAGCCATTGGCAAGTGTGATTGATTTGGtataaaaacagacacagagagagaaagacagcagcatgtgtgagagaggatgagagacagcagcatgtgtgagagagggagtacagtgagcagtgtgtgtgtgagaaagggaGTAcagtgagcagtgtgtgtgtgagagaggaagagagcagtgtgtgtgtaagagagggaGTACAGAGagcagtgtgtttgtgagagaggaaGACAGCAGTGTGTTTGTGAGAAAGGGAGTacagagagcagtgtgtgtgagagaggaagagagcagtgtgtgtgtaagagagggagtacagagagcagtgtgtgtgtgagagaggaagagagcagtgtgtgtgtaagagagggaGTACAGAGagcagtgtgtttgtgagagaggaaGACAGCAGTGTGTTTGTGAGAAAGGGAGTacagagagcagtgtgtgtgtaagagagggagtacagagagcagtgtgtgtgtaagagagggagtacagagagcagtgtgtgtgtaagagagagggagtacagagagcagtgtgtgtgtaagagagggagtacagagagcagtgtgtgtgtaagagagggagtacagagagcagtgtgtgtgtaagagagggaGTACAGAGagcagtgtgtttgtgagagaggaagacagcagtgtgtttgtgagagagggagtacagagagcagtgtgtgtgtaagagagggagtacagagagcagtgtgtgtgtaagagagggaGTACAGAGagcagtgtgtttgtgagagaggaagacagcagtgtgtttgtgagagaggaagacagcagtgtgtttgtgagagaggaagacagcagtgtgtttgtgagagaggaaGACAGCAGTGTGTTTGTGGACACTGGGCACATAAATCCTCTCGTTATCTCAGCGCCTCACTGAGGAAGACAGCAGTGTGTTTGTGGACACTGGGCACATAAATCCTCTCGTTATCTCAGCGCCTCACTGAGGAAGACagcagtgtgtttgtgagagaggaagacagcagtgtgtttgtgagagaggaagacagcagtgtgtttgtgagagGAAGACAGCAGTGTGTTTGTGGACACTGGGCACATAAATCCTCTCGTTATCTCAGCGCCTCACTGAGGAAGACAGCAGTGTGTTTGTGGACACTGGGCACATAAATCCTCTCGTTATCTCAGCGCCTCACTGAGGAAGTTGACCACAAAGTCATGTTGTTTGGTTTGGATGAGGAGAACAAACAAACAACTCTGCTGGACAAATGTTGGCAAAAACATCCCACgaggcacaaactggttgaatcaattgTTTCCACGTTATTTCAACTCCAAAAAtctgtgatgacattgaatcaatgtggaaatcTGATTGGATTTGAGAGCGAAACAAATCAGCGTAAGGGCATGTATTTTTTTCACCCATTTTTTTACCTGAATCCAATGACATGTCTGCAATTTTGATTGATTTCAAGtcgaattcacattagttgacaactcaaccaaatataGATccaaactagacgttgaactgacgtctgtgcccagtgggatgacaGACAGAAAGTAGCATGTCACACTTTATCCCTGTCCAAACAATAACAGAACACAATCCCTATCACCATAGGAACAGAAACATGTATATTCAGCTGGTTTTCACTCCAATAAAACCTTAATAGGTCTTAATCatactagcgtcctgtccaggggatgtaCTTGTACATGAAGCttcctcacgctacagaaacaggacatAGAGGCCCTAAGAGGACAGGAGACCGGCCCATAGGGGCATGTTGGGGTCTTTCTGTTTCAGACAAGGCAGAACTTACTTTACTTAGTCATGTAAGCAATGATGACTGGACTCTGTTTTATATTTGGCAaaccctcctctctgtgtgtgtaagtTAGTTTGTAACAACAATACAAATCATGTGACACCATCAAAGGAGCCTTAGGACTTCTAGTGTCAGATTGGTGTGAGAGAAGTTTCAGAACAGAGAAGCAGTTAGTAGTCCCTGGTGGTATGAGTCACACCTACTATGGAAACACCCATATGATTTCTGTTACCTCTCTTCCTCCTGGAACCTCAGGCCCCTTGTCCACAGAACAATCATTCCCCTATAAATAAAATGTGCCAAATTCACAAGTAGATTTCACAATGTGTAAAAACTTTATGGTTATGCAATCTGAGATGATTCTGTTGATCTGTGTGTGGTAATACTGTACTATGGCATAGTggggttttattttatttttgtgtgCTCCTTTACATAGTGAATATGAAGTGTCATATCGAGGTTGTCCCTAGAAACAATAGGGTTTAGTTGTGTTCAATAGTTTTACAGTATGACTCACTGTGTTCTGAAGGGGAGAAGGCGCCCTCTTCTGGAGACAATGTGCAAGTGCATCACTTAGCTACTGTTCGGTCCCTACAGGCCAACCAAGCAACCTATCCTTCCTACAAGAGCCATCTATATAGCCCCTTCCCCATTCACACACAGGAGAAAGCAGACAGTAACAGAAAACCATCTGTGCAAAATTTTGGCAACAACCCCCGTCTCCAGCCACACAGTCCCCTGCTCCCCAACACTGTACTTAAAACTAATTCACTCAAACTAATTATCCATCCCAGGCCAGGCTCAGACCTGTTTAGCCTGAATGTAAGCCACCAGAGAGGGGTGCAACAGGGTAGTACAACATGCCTGACTGCTGGTAGTTCTAAGACCTTATTTTCTGGTCCATTCAACAGCTCATGCTCGCTAACTCATTTTTGATTGGTAATTACGGTGATgcggcctctgcagaagtcagccCATTCAAACGTCTTGCGCTTCGCTTATCAGCGCACTGAGCGCAGTTgagaagttgtcaaggaagtgagtttgtgtttaaaCAAGACCTCACACCatcacctaccgtcaaccaatcatgtcaatgcacaGCTATAAGGAGTCCTCCACATGCGTCACCGGCCGCCATATGGAGCCTCTGACCACATTTTTGGATCAATCATAAATTGTATTTCAGTGAGTGGGTCAAATGGGAGAgcggggagcagagggagagtctacattccaaatggcaccctattccctatgtagtgtaccctatgTCTTATGTGTAGTGCACCCTAacggctctgttcaaaagtagggcactatgacagacaatttatgcttgatccgaaAATGTGGTCAGAGGCGCCATATGGATGGTGCTGCACAATCGCGGAGTCTCTGGGGGCATGCAGAGGCCACATTGAGTTCCATACTGAAtcgctgtataaacacaaactcacttccttgacaacttccttcacaacagctctgcgctGAGAGCTCATACTGAGACTGAGCTAACAGAACATCACATCATTTAACATCACATAACACATTTACGGTAGTCATAGCTACTGTCAGACATAACTAAACCATGTTCATATGCAAATATGGAAGTTATTCACAGGGCTAAAATATACACTGTTTCCCAATTAGTCAGCCATAATATCACATAGTTTAAACTATAGCATATCGAAATATGCCAGTTAGTCAGAGGGCCGTTAACACACACCATGATGCTCAGCCTCAGTGCATTTTGCAATGAGTcatactgtgtctctctctcacacacacacacacacacacacacacacacacacacacacacacacacacacacacacacacacacacacacacacacacacacacacacacacacacacacacacacacacacacacacacacacacagttactagTATGTTATttccagagacatacagtataatgCTGTGGATGGTATTACTCAGCTGGCCAGAGAAAACTCATGCAGTCCCCATCATATTACACGATAACAAACTGTTTTATTACAGATCAGAAATAACTTGACATGTATCTAGCAGCATCTTCATTTAAAATATTGTGGTTCCGATTGTTAGAACATTTCTggaaaaaatacaatggaaaatatatatatctgaAAAGTTGAGGTTCAGGAAGAGATCGGTGACCGTTGGTAGGAAATCTGAGGTGAGAGTTGTGATGAAAATAAAAGCAGAAACATTGTGCAAGAGATCAGATAAAATACTAAACAAGAGCAGCACAGTCATGTACAGTCTACGGgtgacagtcagggtgatgtacagtctacgggtgacagtcagggtgatgtacagtctacgggtgacagtcagggtgatgtacagtctacgggtgacagtcagggtgatgtacagtctacgggtgacagtcagggtgatgtacagtctacgggtgacagtcagggtgatgtacagtctacgggtgacagtcagggtgatgtacagtctacaggtgacagtcagggtgatgtacagtctacaggtgacagtcagggtgatgtacagtctacgggtgacagtcagggtgatgtacagtctacgggtgacagtcagggtgatgtacagtctacgggtgacagtcagggtgatgtacagtctacgggtgacagtcagggtgatgtaaaGTCTACAGGTGACACAGTCAGGATGATGTACAGTCTACGGGTGACACAGTCAGGATGATGTACAGTCTACGGGTGACACAGTCAGGGTggtgtacagtctacaggtgacagtcagggtgatgtacagtctacgggTGACACAGTCTatgggtgatgtacagtctacaggtgacacagtcagggtgatgtacagtctacgggtgacagtcagggtgatgtacagtctacaggtgacagtcagggtgatgtacagtctacaggtgacacagtcagggtgatgtacagtctacgggtgacagtcagggtgatgtacagtctacaggtgacagtcagggtgatgtacagtctacgggtgacagtcagggtgatgtacagtctacgggtgacagtcagggtgatgtacagtctacaggtgacagtcagggtgatgtacagtctacaggtgacagtcagggtgatgtacagtctacaggtgacagtcagggtgatgtacagtctacaggtgacagtcagggtgatgtacagtctacaggtgacagtcagggtgatgtacagtctacgggtgacagtcagggtgatgtacagtctacgggtgacagtcagggtgatgtacagtctacaggtgacagtcagggtgatgtacagtctacaggtgacagtcagggtgatgtacagtctacgggtgacagtcagggtgatgtacagtctacgggtgacagtcagggtgatgtacagtctacgggtgacagtcagggtgatgtacagtctacgggtgacagtcagggtgatgtacagtctacgggtgacagtcagggtgatgtaaaGTCTACAGGTGACACAGTCAGGATGATGTACAGTCTACGGGTGACACAGTCAGGATGATGTACAGTCTACGGGTGACACAGTCAGGGTggtgtacagtctacaggtgacagtcagggtgatgtacagtctacaggtgacagTCTatgggtgatgtacagtctacgggTGACACAGTCTATGGGTGTTGTACAGTCTACGGGTGacacagtcagggtgatgtacagtctacgggtgacagtcagggtgatgtacagtctacaggtgacagtcagggtgatgtacagtctacgggtgacagtcagggtgatgtacagtctacaggtgacagtcagggtgatgtacagtctacaggtgacagtcagggtgatgtacagtctacaggtgacagtcagggtgatgtacagtctacgggtgacagtcagggtgatgtacagtctacaggtgacagtcagggtgatgtacagtctacgggtgacagtcagggtgatgtacagtctacgggtgacagtcagggtgatgtagtCTACGGgtgacagtcagggtgatgtagtCTACGGgtgacagtcagggtgatgtacagtctacaggtgacagtcagggtgatgtacagtctacaggtgacagtcagggtgatgtacagtatacgggtgacagtcagggtgatgtacagtctacgggtgacagtcagggtgatgtacagtctacgggtgacagtcagggtgatgtacagtctatgggtgacagtcagggtgatgtacagtctatgGGTGACAGTCAGGATGATGTACAGTCTACGGGTGACACAGTCAGGGTggtgtacagtctacaggtgacagtcagggtgatgtacagtctacgggTGACACAGTCTatgggtgatgtacagtctacaggtgacacagtcagggtgatgtacagtctacgggtgacagtcagggtgatgtacagtctacaggtgacagtcagggtgatgtacagtctacgggtgacagtcagggtgatgtacagtctacaggtgacagtcagggtgatgtacagtctacaggtgacagtcagggtgatgtacagtctacaggtgacagtcagggtgatgtacagtctacgggtgacagtcagggtgatgtacagtctacaggtgacagtcagggtgatgtacagtctacgggtgacagtcagggtgatgtacagtctacgggtgacagtcagggtgatgtacagtctgcgggtgacagtcagggtgatgtacagtctacaggtgacagtcagggtgatgtacagtctacaggtgacagtcagggtgatgtacagtctacaggtgacagtcagggtgatgtacagtctacgggtgacagtcagggtgatgtacagtctacgggtgacagtcagggtgatgtacagtctacgggtgacagtcagggtgatgtacagtctacgggtgacagtcagggtgatgtacagtctacgggtgacagtcagggtgatgtacagtctacgggtgacagtcagggtgatgtacagtctacaggtgacagtcagggtgatgtacagtctacgggTGACACAGTCTatgggtgatgtacagtctacaggtgacacagtcagggtgatgtacagtctacgggtgacagtcagggtgatgtacagtctacaggtgacagtcagggtgatgtacagtctacaggtgacagtcagggtgatgtacagtctacgggtgacagtcagggtgatgtacagtctacaggtgacacagtcagggtgatgtacagtctacgggTGACACAGTCTatgggtgatgtacagtctacaggtgacacagtcagggtgatgtacagcctatgggtgatgtacagtctatgGTTTATACAGCAAAAGCTAAAGAAGAAACTAGGTAGGTGTGGTCAGAAGTATGCAGATGTgggatacgtcccaaatggccctctattccctatatagtgtgtttgtttttttaccaggatccatagggctgtggtcaaaagtagtccgctataaagggaatagggctccatttgggacagaTACTTGGTGTACACCAGCCCAAGGACGTAATAAAAAGAGGACTGCATTTGACCTTATCTAACAGCCCTGTCTAACACACACTGGGCTGGATCAGACTAAAAAATGACATATTGTTTGGGAGAAAACTCCCAAAAGATCACCGGGGTTCAGAATGCTATGGCTGCTATGGGGTGAGATACAATTAAAATACCAACAATATTAGGAAACAAAATGTAATAATGTAGTTATTTTAGCCGTGTACATATGAAGATGTATAATGAGATTCTACTCTCATTGAGTACATGCAAGCCTATGTGACCGTTCCTTGAACTGGTACTGGGCCTAGACATTTCAGGTGCAATATGCACTAGTGCCCACTCAGAAACCACTGCAGAGACAACAGGACTTTGACTAACCAAACAGTGGTTCAGCAAACAACACCATGAAGGCTGCATGTTTCACCATCAGTCATTATCCACTCCTGTCCAAATATGTCTCAGTGGTTAAAAATCTCGTATTTCAATAGCTGATCTCATCAAAACAGAAACAGAACAATGACCAGTGCCAAACTAAACAAGAGAATGAACAAAAGTACATCTTGTAGTGTTTGATTACTCATCTACAGTATAAGAATAAGGATGCTTGGTGAGCCAACAGCATAGCCTGGTAGGACCAGACTGAATGCTGCACTCATAACGGTTGAATCTGGTTTAAACCAGGCTATATCCAGCAAGCTCTCTGACCAACTATAGGAGAATGATCCAAATAAATCATCAAAAAGTACATATTGTATTGCAGCTTGCATGATCAAACAAGGTTTCCTCTTTCCATCTATCCTAAGGGTGATAATGCACGGTGAGCTAGCGGGCTCTCCGACCACATGTAGGAGATATAGGAGCAGCATGGCGGTGAGATCaacagaagagagaagagacggaggaaCTTAATGAGGTAGAGATAACTTGGTGACCCTTGTCCACTCAGTCTGCAGCCTTAATGGAGGCTAGGACCATAGGGATAAAAGCTATATTATAATGGCAGGTACTGAACTGTCAGAGGGAATGACATTTAGAGAAGCAGGAAGGAAAAATAAAGAGTTTAAAAAGTATGGATCACAGCCAGATGGGGGAGACGGAAGGTACATCTCATATACACATACAGGTCTGACCAGAGCATCTAGTAGAGCAACAATAATGAGTATTAATAACTGGAGTTTTTGGGAAGATGTTGGCAGTATGTGAAGCTCTGTGGCTCTG encodes:
- the LOC127913951 gene encoding uncharacterized protein LOC127913951 isoform X8, with protein sequence MKIKAETLCKRSDKILNKSSTVMYSLRVTVRVMYSLRVTVRVMYSLRVTVRVMYSLRVTVRVMYSLRVTVRVMYSLRVTVRVMYSLRVTVRVMYSLQVTVRVMYSLQVTVRVMYSLRVTVRVMYSLRVTVRVMYSLRVTVRVMYSLRVTVRVMYSLQVTVRVMYSLRVTVRVMYSLRVTVRVMYSLQVTVRVMYSLQVTVRVMYSLQVTVRVMYSLQVTVRVMYSLQVTVRVMYSLRVTVRVMYSLRVTVRVMYSLQVTVRVMYSLRVTVRVMYSLRVTVRVMYSLRVTVRVMYSLRVTVRVMYSLRVTVRVMYSLRVTVRVMYSLQVTVRVMYSLQVTVRVMYSLQVTVRVMYSLRVTVRVMYSLQVTVRVMYSLRVTVRVMYSLRVTVRVMYSLQVTVRVMYSLQVTVRVMYSLRVTVRVMYSLQVTVRVMYSLRVTVRVMYSLRVTVRVMYSLQVTVRVMYSLQVTVRVMYSLRVTVRVMYSLRVTVRVMYSLRVTVRVMYSLRVTVRVMYSLRVTVRVMYSLRVTVRVMYSLRVTVRVMYSLQVTQSG
- the LOC127913951 gene encoding uncharacterized protein LOC127913951 isoform X13; its protein translation is MKIKAETLCKRSDKILNKSSTVMYSLRVTVRVMYSLRVTVRVMYSLRVTVRVMYSLRVTVRVMYSLRVTVRVMYSLRVTVRVMYSLRVTVRVMYSLQVTVRVMYSLQVTVRVMYSLRVTVRVMYSLRVTVRVMYSLRVTVRVMYSLRVTVRVMYSLQVTVRVMYSLRVTVRVMYSLRVTVRVMYSLQVTVRVMYSLQVTVRVMYSLQVTVRVMYSLQVTVRVMYSLQVTVRVMYSLRVTVRVMYSLRVTVRVMYSLQVTVRVMYSLRVTVRVMYSLRVTVRVMYSLRVTVRVMYSLRVTVRVMYSLRVTVRVMYSLRVTVRVMYSLQVTVRVMYSLQVTVRVMYSLQVTVRVMYSLRVTVRVMYSLQVTVRVMYSLRVTVRVMYSLRVTVRVMYSLRVTVRVMYSLQVTVRVMYSLRVTVRVMYSLRVTVRVMYSLQVTVRVMYSLQVTVRVMYSLRVTVRVMYSLRVTVRVMYSLRVTVRVMYSLRVTVRVMYSLRVTVRVMYSLRVTVRVMYSLRVTVRVMYSLQVTQSG
- the LOC127913951 gene encoding uncharacterized protein LOC127913951 isoform X22 codes for the protein MKIKAETLCKRSDKILNKSSTVMYSLRVTVRVMYSLRVTVRVMYSLRVTVRVMYSLRVTVRVMYSLRVTVRVMYSLRVTVRVMYSLRVTVRVMYSLQVTVRVMYSLQVTVRVMYSLRVTVRVMYSLRVTVRVMYSLRVTVRVMYSLRVTVRVMYSLQVTVRVMYSLRVTVRVMYSLRVTVRVMYSLQVTVRVMYSLQVTVRVMYSLQVTVRVMYSLQVTVRVMYSLQVTVRVMYSLRVTVRVMYSLRVTVRVMYSLQVTVRVMYSLRVTVRVMYSLRVTVRVMYSLRVTVRVMYSLRVTVRVMYSLRVTVRVMYSLRVTVRVMYSLQVTVRVMYSLQVTVRVMYSLQVTVRVMYSLRVTVRVMYSLRVTVRVMYSLQVTVRVMYSLRVTVRVMYSLRVTVRVMYSLQVTVRVMYSLQVTVRVMYSLRVTVRVMYSLRVTVRVMYSLRVTVRVMYSLRVTVRVMYSLRVTVRVMYSLRVTVRVMYSLRVTVRVMYSLQVTQSG
- the LOC127913951 gene encoding uncharacterized protein LOC127913951 isoform X11 codes for the protein MKIKAETLCKRSDKILNKSSTVMYSLRVTVRVMYSLRVTVRVMYSLRVTVRVMYSLRVTVRVMYSLRVTVRVMYSLRVTVRVMYSLRVTVRVMYSLQVTVRVMYSLQVTVRVMYSLRVTVRVMYSLRVTVRVMYSLRVTVRVMYSLRVTVRVMYSLQVTVRVMYSLRVTVRVMYSLRVTVRVMYSLQVTVRVMYSLQVTVRVMYSLQVTVRVMYSLQVTVRVMYSLQVTVRVMYSLRVTVRVMYSLRVTVRVMYSLQVTVRVMYSLRVTVRVMYSLRVTVRVMYSLRVTVRVMYSLRVTVRVMYSLRVTVRVMYSLRVTVRVMYSLQVTVRVMYSLQVTVRVMYSLQVTVRVMYSLRVTVRVMYSLQVTVRVMYSLRVTVRVMYSLRVTVRVMYSLQVTVRVMYSLRVTVRVMYSLQVTVRVMYSLRVTVRVMYSLRVTVRVMYSLQVTVRVMYSLQVTVRVMYSLRVTVRVMYSLRVTVRVMYSLRVTVRVMYSLRVTVRVMYSLRVTVRVMYSLRVTVRVMYSLRVTVRVMYSLQVTQSG
- the LOC127913951 gene encoding uncharacterized protein LOC127913951 isoform X2 — translated: MKIKAETLCKRSDKILNKSSTVMYSLRVTVRVMYSLRVTVRVMYSLRVTVRVMYSLRVTVRVMYSLRVTVRVMYSLRVTVRVMYSLRVTVRVMYSLQVTVRVMYSLQVTVRVMYSLRVTVRVMYSLRVTVRVMYSLRVTVRVMYSLRVTVRVMYSLQVTVRVMYSLRVTVRVMYSLRVTVRVMYSLQVTVRVMYSLQVTVRVMYSLQVTVRVMYSLQVTVRVMYSLQVTVRVMYSLRVTVRVMYSLRVTVRVMYSLQVTVRVMYSLRVTVRVMYSLRVTVRVMYSLRVTVRVMYSLRVTVRVMYSLRVTVRVMYSLRVTVRVMYSLQVTVRVMYSLQVTVRVMYSLQVTVRVMYSLRVTQSMGDVQSTGDTVRVMYSLRVTVRVMYSLQVTVRVMYSLRVTVRVMYSLQVTVRVMYSLQVTVRVMYSLQVTVRVMYSLRVTVRVMYSLQVTVRVMYSLRVTVRVMYSLRVTVRVMYSLQVTVRVMYSLQVTVRVMYSLRVTVRVMYSLRVTVRVMYSLRVTVRVMYSLRVTVRVMYSLRVTVRVMYSLRVTVRVMYSLRVTVRVMYSLQVTQSG
- the LOC127913951 gene encoding uncharacterized protein LOC127913951 isoform X25, with protein sequence MKIKAETLCKRSDKILNKSSTVMYSLRVTVRVMYSLRVTVRVMYSLRVTVRVMYSLRVTVRVMYSLRVTVRVMYSLRVTVRVMYSLRVTVRVMYSLQVTVRVMYSLQVTVRVMYSLRVTVRVMYSLRVTVRVMYSLRVTVRVMYSLRVTVRVMYSLQVTVRVMYSLRVTVRVMYSLRVTVRVMYSLQVTVRVMYSLQVTVRVMYSLQVTVRVMYSLQVTVRVMYSLQVTVRVMYSLRVTVRVMYSLRVTVRVMYSLQVTVRVMYSLRVTVRVMYSLRVTVRVMYSLRVTVRVMYSLRVTVRVMYSLRVTVRVMYSLRVTVRVMYSLQVTVRVMYSLQVTVRVMYSLQVTVRVMYSLRVTVRVMYSLQVTVRVMYSLQVTVRVMYSLRVTVRVMYSLQVTVRVMYSLQVTVRVMYSLRVTVRVMYSLRVTVRVMYSLRVTVRVMYSLRVTVRVMYSLRVTVRVMYSLRVTVRVMYSLRVTVRVMYSLQVTQSG
- the LOC127913951 gene encoding uncharacterized protein LOC127913951 isoform X18; amino-acid sequence: MKIKAETLCKRSDKILNKSSTVMYSLRVTVRVMYSLRVTVRVMYSLRVTVRVMYSLRVTVRVMYSLRVTVRVMYSLRVTVRVMYSLRVTVRVMYSLQVTVRVMYSLQVTVRVMYSLRVTVRVMYSLRVTVRVMYSLRVTVRVMYSLRVTVRVMYSLQVTVRVMYSLRVTVRVMYSLRVTVRVMYSLQVTVRVMYSLQVTVRVMYSLQVTVRVMYSLQVTVRVMYSLQVTVRVMYSLRVTVRVMYSLRVTVRVMYSLQVTVRVMYSLRVTVRVMYSLRVTVRVMYSLRVTVRVMYSLRVTVRVMYSLRVTVRVMYSLRVTVRVMYSLQVTVRVMYSLQVTVRVMYSLQVTVRVMYSLRVTVRVMYSLQVTVRVMYSLRVTVRVMYSLQVTVRVMYSLRVTVRVMYSLRVTVRVMYSLQVTVRVMYSLQVTVRVMYSLRVTVRVMYSLRVTVRVMYSLRVTVRVMYSLRVTVRVMYSLRVTVRVMYSLRVTVRVMYSLRVTVRVMYSLQVTQSG
- the LOC127913951 gene encoding uncharacterized protein LOC127913951 isoform X29, encoding MKIKAETLCKRSDKILNKSSTVMYSLRVTVRVMYSLRVTVRVMYSLRVTVRVMYSLRVTVRVMYSLRVTVRVMYSLRVTVRVMYSLRVTVRVMYSLQVTVRVMYSLQVTVRVMYSLRVTVRVMYSLRVTVRVMYSLRVTVRVMYSLRVTVRVMYSLQVTVRVMYSLRVTVRVMYSLRVTVRVMYSLQVTVRVMYSLQVTVRVMYSLQVTVRVMYSLQVTVRVMYSLQVTVRVMYSLRVTVRVMYSLRVTVRVMYSLQVTVRVMYSLRVTVRVMYSLRVTVRVMYSLRVTVRVMYSLRVTVRVMYSLRVTVRVMYSLRVTVRVMYSLQVTVRVMYSLQVTVRVMYSLQVTVRVMYSLRVTVRVMYSLRVTVRVMYSLRVTVRVMYSLQVTVRVMYSLQVTVRVMYSLRVTVRVMYSLRVTVRVMYSLRVTVRVMYSLRVTVRVMYSLRVTVRVMYSLRVTVRVMYSLRVTVRVMYSLQVTQSG
- the LOC127913951 gene encoding uncharacterized protein LOC127913951 isoform X16 — its product is MKIKAETLCKRSDKILNKSSTVMYSLRVTVRVMYSLRVTVRVMYSLRVTVRVMYSLRVTVRVMYSLRVTVRVMYSLRVTVRVMYSLRVTVRVMYSLQVTVRVMYSLQVTVRVMYSLRVTVRVMYSLRVTVRVMYSLRVTVRVMYSLRVTVRVMYSLQVTVRVMYSLRVTVRVMYSLRVTVRVMYSLQVTVRVMYSLQVTVRVMYSLQVTVRVMYSLQVTVRVMYSLQVTVRVMYSLRVTVRVMYSLRVTVRVMYSLQVTVRVMYSLRVTVRVMYSLRVTVRVMYSLRVTVRVMYSLRVTVRVMYSLRVTVRVMYSLRVTVRVMYSLQVTVRVMYSLQVTVRVMYSLQVTVRVMYSLRVTVRVMYSLQVTVRVMYSLRVTVRVMYSLRVTVRVMYSLRVTVRVMYSLRVTVRVMYSLQVTVRVMYSLQVTVRVMYSLRVTVRVMYSLRVTVRVMYSLRVTVRVMYSLRVTVRVMYSLRVTVRVMYSLRVTVRVMYSLRVTVRVMYSLQVTQSG
- the LOC127913951 gene encoding uncharacterized protein LOC127913951 isoform X1, whose product is MKIKAETLCKRSDKILNKSSTVMYSLRVTVRVMYSLRVTVRVMYSLRVTVRVMYSLRVTVRVMYSLRVTVRVMYSLRVTVRVMYSLRVTVRVMYSLQVTVRVMYSLRVTVRVMYSLRVTVRVMYSLRVTVRVMYSLRVTVRVMYSLQVTVRVMYSLRVTVRVMYSLRVTVRVMYSLQVTVRVMYSLQVTVRVMYSLQVTVRVMYSLQVTVRVMYSLQVTVRVMYSLRVTVRVMYSLRVTVRVMYSLQVTVRVMYSLRVTVRVMYSLRVTVRVMYSLRVTVRVMYSLRVTVRVMYSLRVTVRVMYSLRVTVRVMYSLQVTVRVMYSLQVTVRVMYSLQVTVRVMYSLRVTVRVMYSLQVTVRVMYSLRVTVRVMYSLRVTVRVMYSLQVTVRVMYSIRVTVRVMYSLRVTVRVMYSLRVTVRVMYSLRVTVRVMYSLQVTVRVMYSLQVTVRVMYSLQVTVRVMYSLRVTVRVMYSLQVTVRVMYSLRVTVRVMYSLRVTVRVMYSLQVTVRVMYSLQVTVRVMYSLRVTVRVMYSLRVTVRVMYSLRVTVRVMYSLRVTVRVMYSLRVTVRVMYSLRVTVRVMYSLRVTVRVMYSLQVTQSG